A DNA window from Arachis hypogaea cultivar Tifrunner chromosome 18, arahy.Tifrunner.gnm2.J5K5, whole genome shotgun sequence contains the following coding sequences:
- the LOC112770524 gene encoding F-box/kelch-repeat protein At3g23880-like, with translation MNLMNAHLPEDLIWEILLWLPGRLLLLLRTVCRSWNSFISSHEFVMHHHQRSTQPRLVYCSLESEGMDIMQCSVSSLLYNQLQPTRIDPLQIKYKSIQGSCNGLLCLCEGLPYKNLTLFNPCTRWVSLIVPFKYPHGDDRHPVFCGLGYDALRNKYKFVTCSKISGGLGSRAIVCTLEANPSWKTVDHPMFPYFTWCHSGTFVSGTLNWIAHDPSKNHDPFRVLEYFILTFELITESFGRLRLPKNNHTHPGFFGRLRNHTHRGFHEDVPSLHVLKNFLSVCFHPAYDNTAAYTIWIMKEYGVEKSWTIVLRIPFNGRIITPGNWLEPLYMSEDYILLAYGEFYRGKLLVYNFRKREVVHPMIDISSDSLSIYPLSKFSYGKFFHVYHESLVSYFP, from the coding sequence ATGAATCTGATGAATGCGCATCTTCCGGAAGACCTGATTTGGGAAATCTTGCTGTGGCTTCCAGGGAGGCTCCTCCTGCTGCTGAGGACCGTCTGCCGTTCATGGAATTCCTTCATCTCGAGCCATGAATTCGTCATGCACCACCATCAACGCTCAACTCAACCTCGATTAGTGTATTGTAGTTTGGAATCTGAGGGGATGGACATCATGCAGTGCTCTGTATCATCTCTTCTTTATAATCAGCTTCAACCAACTAGAATCGATCCACTTCAGATTAAATACAAAAGCATTCAGGGATCTTGCAACGGGTTGCTTTGCTTGTGTGAAGGTCTTCCCTATAAAAATCTAACTTTGTTCAATCCTTGTACCCGTTGGGTATCCCTAATCGTTCCATTCAAGTACCCCCACGGCGATGATCGACACCCTGTATTTTGTGGCTTAGGGTATGATGCCCTACGTAACAAGTATAAGTTTGTTACGTGTTCTAAGATATCCGGTGGATTGGGAAGTAGAGCTATAGTTTGCACCTTGGAAGCAAATCCTTCTTGGAAAACGGTTGATCATCCCATGTTTCCATATTTTACATGGTGTCATAGCGGAACATTCGTGAGCGGCACTCTCAATTGGATAGCGCATGATCCTAGTAAGAATCATGATCCATTTAGAGTATTGGAGTATTTCATTCTTACCTTTGAGTTGATAACGGAGTCCTTTGGTCGATTACGTCTACCTAAAAACAATCACACTCACCCAGGCTTCTTTGGTCGATTACGCAATCACACTCACCGAGGCTTCCATGAGGACGTCCCTTCTTTGCATGTTCTCAAGAACTTTCTTTCTGTATGTTTTCATCCTGCCTATGATAACACAGCTGCTTACACTATTTGGATAATGAAGGAGTATGGAGTTGAAAAATCTTGGACTATAGTGTTAAGAATCCCATTCAATGGTAGAATAATCACGCCGGGTAATTGGCTAGAACCCTTGTACATGTCAGAAGATTATATTCTTTTGGCATACGGAGAATTTTATCGGGGCAAATTGCTTGTGTATAATTTTCGTAAAAGAGAAGTAGTTCATCCTATGATTGATATCTCAAGTGACAGTTTGTCTATTTATCCCTTGTCTAAGTTTTCGTATGGAAAGTTTTTTCATGTTTACCATGAAAGTTTGGTTTCATATTTTCCCTAA